The following is a genomic window from Adhaeribacter radiodurans.
ACGACAACCCGGAGGGCGTGGATCAAAGCGTATTTGAAGAGATTCTGGCTGGCTTGAAAAAGGACCGAATAGGCTTTTTAGATGATTTTGGCAAGAAATTCTTCGGGGTAAATTTAGTAAACCACCCGGTGAGTACGCCTTTACTGGATTACTACCGCATGTTGGCCTCGGTAGCTTCGCCGCGAGCCACGGAACAATGCGGCATTGCTTTTAGCCAGACAGATTTTAGAAACGACGTGAAGGCCATTACGGTACCAACTTTAATTATTCACGGCGACGATGACAAAACCGTACCCATTGACGCAAGCGGTAACCGCACCGCTGCTTTAATTCCAGCGGCACAATATATTGTGTACGAAGGCGCACCGCACGGCCTTTTCTACACCCACAAAGAAAGATTAAACCAGGATTTGATCTCCTTCCTTTCTTAATCAACTTGAAAAATAAGTTTTAGGTCAAATGAAAACCTGAATACTTTTATTACTACCAAGATTATTCAAAGAACGGCTCTGCTCAACTAGCAGAGCCTTTTTATTTTAATAAAAATAGGCTACAAAGAGAAAAGAAGTATGCTTAGTCTTTATCCATATTCAATAATACTATTCTTTAAAGGCAGGAATCCTCGTTGAAAGCTGTTGCTAAGAACAAAAGACGCCAGTTTGGCTATTGAGGGACTTTTAGCGTTCTGGTGCGGCGCAGCAGCATGGCACAGTGCAATGAGCCAAGGTTCGCTAAACCGCCCGAAAGAGCCGAACGAGGCCCGCCGGCCATGAGGCAAACTTAGCCGGTTTAAACAAATTAGAATCGTAAAATGGAGACTTGAAAAGGCGACAAAGATTTACAATTCAAACTACAGTAACTATGCACATTATCCAAGATAAAATCTTAATTTACTAGCTTAAGCTAAAATCCTACCTCCATGGAAACCCTGAAAGTAGAAAATGCATCTTCCGAAAAACAGCCGGAGTACCAGGACCCATACGTTATTACTACCCGAAATATCCAGGAACCACCAACTACCTTGAGAGGAATTTTTCGGCATTTGGGGCCTGGGTTTGTACTTTCGGCCGCTATTGTAGGTTCCGGAGAATTAATTGCTACTACCGCTTTGGGTGCACAGGCCGGTTTTGTAACATTTTGGGTAATTATTCTAAGTTGCCTGGTAAAAGTAGCCCTCCAAACAGAATGGGGCAAGCACGTTATTCATTCCGGCGAAACCTCCATGACGTCGTTAAATAAACTGCCTGGGTTTAAAATTGGTAAAGCGAATTGGAGCATTTGGTTGTGGTTATTTATTCAGCTGTTTAAGCTGTTGCAGGTAGGCGGCATTGTGGGAGGCGTGGCTATTACCTTAAACATGATGGCCCCGGTTATCAGCATTCCGGTTTGGGCTATTGGAATAACTTTAATTACCGCTTTACTAATTTACAAAGGCTATTACAAGGTAGTAGAGCAATTTTCGCTGGTGATGATGTTGTTTTTTACTTTTTTTACCTTGGCTTCCGTATTTTTTCTACAGTATACCCCTTATGCAATTTCATGGTCAGATATTCAGGAGGGATTGCAGTTTAAATTGCCACCCAGTACGGTAGCAGTAGCCATTGCCGCTTTTGGCATTACCGGAGTTGGCGGCGACGAAATTATGTACTATAACTATTGGTGCATCGAAAAAGGCTACGCTGGCTTTACCGGGCCCAAGCAAAATACCCCGGAATGGGAAAAAAGAGCCCGTGGCTGGATAAAAATTATGTATTACGATGCCTTGTTGGCCATGGTGGTGTATACCATAGTAACCGCCGCTTTTTACATTTTGGGTGCGGCTGTGTTGCATAATCAAGGATTAGTGCCCGAAGGTTATTCCATGGTAAAAATTTTATCGGGTATGTACACCAAAACCTTAGGTCCCTGGGCCGAAATTATATTTATGATTAGCGCTTTTATGGTTTTGTACTCTACCATGTTTACGGCGGCGGCAAGTTTTACCCGTATATTCTCCGATGCTTTTGGGCAACTGGGCTGGATTTCTTTTGCTGATTATACTACCCGCAAAAAGACGATTGCCGTATTAGCCTGGGTATTTCCGATTAGCTGGTGTTTGCTGTTTCTTTTTATTAAGCTGCCCATGAGTATGATTCTATTGGGGGGCTTTATGACTTCAATCCTGCTTTTGTTAGTGGTATACGCCGCTATTTATTTTCGCTATCGTCGTTTACCCGCTTCCTTAAAACCCTCACTCTGGTACGATGCTGTCTTTTGGCTCAGCTGCTTCACTATTCTGGCAATTGGGGTTTATGGCATTTTGCAGGCAATAAAGTTGTAGATAAGGTAAAGCTGTGTAAAGCAGTTAATTGGTTTTAGTTGATGAGGTGGATGTAAGTTTTAGCGTAGCTAAATTTCTATTTAGGTGTGCTTTGCTAACAGGTTTATTAAATAAGTTTTTTAAATAAAACCTTTTACAATTTTACTAATTATAGCCTTTGTTTAGTTTCATCTCATTGTCCGGAATAGTTTGCCTACGGCAATTAACGTGACGGTAAAGAACCTACTATAATAGCAATAGTTCTTTTAAGCGGATTTTAATTGTATCCGGATCGTTCTTACAATTAAAATTATTCCCTTGGTGTTTGATGATTACTTTCCCTTTAATCAAAATATCCGGCCGAATACTAATACCGTATGTCTTTAGCTGATCATAATTATGAAGGGCGCAGGCTTGTTCAATAAAAGCTTGCATAGCAAGGTTAGAAGTTGCAGGAACCATTATACAAAAATTTAATGAAGAATACGTTCAGCAAAGGATTTAAAATCGCATCTGTAGAAGATGTACCAGGTGGCGTAAGCAGAGCTTGCTATTAATCAGTAATTTCTAATTAATTTAGCTTGCTTGGATAAGTGTATAATAAAAACGCCAGGGAAAATAATCCCTGATGTTTTTGCATCGCTTCGGGGAGTCAGATTTTGGTAATGAAATTCTCTAACGGATACAAAAAGGAAATCTTCTTCTGACCGGGAGGATAACCAAACCAAAAGGAGCTAACATAAAATTTGCTGTTGCTCGCGGGCGTATCAATCAAATTAAATCAACTCTTTATTAATCCACTGGTTATTAGCGCATTTATAAGTGTCTAAAAAGAAGGAAATCTGTTTTATCTGGATTATGAAAAATAAACTGGTAAAAGCTTAAAGTAGTGGCATGTGTAAATCTCACTTAGAAGATAGATAATCTTTCCGGCGAAAATAAACATAAGCGCCTACCAGGACAATTTCTAAAAGGGTACCGTACCAGTGCATAGTTTAATTTTATATTTTATAGTTAACAAACAGAGAAACTAATCATTTAAAATCACTAGTATGCTAATCTTCCGATTAAACCGAAGAGCACTATAAATATATATCAAATTAGTAAAAAAAAGAAAATAAATTATTTTTTATTTTAAGTGACTTTAAATAAAAGGCAGATTGTGTAAAAATATATTAATTTATGCAAATAGGTGGTTAAAATTAAGCTATATTTAAGAATAATATAAATTTACATTAATATGAAAGTTCTACACACTTATATCATTTCCGAGAAAATGAATACGGGTTTATCTGTAAAAACAACCTTGTATGAATTGGAAGACCGTACCTGGATGCTAAATTGCCCTAAATACCACGAAACTACTGGTCTTACTACATTTAAGCTCTTACCTATTCCGGCGGAGAAAGCCAATGACTTAATTGCTCAGAAGCCTGTTTTCGCTTAAAACTGTTTAGAGAACTAAGGTGGCGGGTGGCTTAGAAAGATTTTTCGGGTAGGAGGAAGGTGTCAAAATAAATTAAGGATTTTCTTCCATAAAAATTAATTCCCGCATCAAGGATTTGAACGGATTAAGTTCCGTGCATTTTCTTTTGCTCTCTTCTGTAAATCTAAGCACACTGCTAAGTGAATAAATGGAAGGCAAAAAATATCTTACCTCCCAATAAGAGCATCAGCTAGTAGTTGCCCGAATAGGGGAGTTGCAGAAAACTGAACCTTAACCCAAGAAAGCAGCTGATCTGAAGCGGCTTATTCAAATTGTTTTAGCCTTTAAACAAGGGCAAATACTTATTTCTTTCTTTTATTTACCGGCTACTTTTAGGAGTGTTTATACTTGTAGTAACCACCTAATGCTTACCTACCCAGTTACAGCCAATTTAGAAGATTTTGCCCAATCATATCTCTGGTTAGCTGTGCTATAACCGGACAATAAACGAACCGCTTTGTTCGATAGTGAACAGCTTTCAGCTTTAAAATCTCTGTAAATAGCCTTTTTGAGCCTTATTTTAGGTTTTTACGGTATTGGCACAGCCGTTGCAAATACCGTTAACAGAAGCGCCAGACACCAGGTCTGGTCTTCGAAAAAGTAAATAAACGATAAACCTAAAATACGAAAGCATTACAACTATGAAAAAGATTCTTCTTTCCCTCGCCCTTTTAGTACAGTTTGGCTTTGCTATGGCCGACAACAAAACTCCCTCCCTCATTGTGCAGGCTAAGTACGACAACGTTAAAGTTTTTCAACAGGCGGGGACTGCTAGTCCCATTATTGAAACTATTACAACCAACGACCGGGTAGAACTGATTCGCAAATGGAACGCGAACTGGGCCTTGGTAAAGGTAAACGATAAGGTGGGTTACATTTACTATTCAGAATTAACTAACTTAAAAGTGAAGCCTCAGCAAGCGCAGCCCAGCACTTTTGCTAATAGGTAAATAGAGTAGTAAGCACAGGCAAAAAAGGTGAACCCGTAAGTTCACCTTTTTTAATTTTAAAGTAGGATTGAATTAAAGCTGCTAAGATGTTTGGTGATAGTCTATAAAACGACCACTTTATTCACCGAGGGAAAGTTTTAGTTTATCTGAAAACAAGTCCTGTTCGTCTAAATTACTTTATTGTAAAGAACCTATATACTGTTTATGATGTATAAGTCTATATATTATAATATATACATATTAAATATAATAAAAGGTTTTTAACCTGGTGTACTTGGCTGTCTACTAGAATTCATTTTATGAACTTTGTTGCTCTATCTGCTTTCTCGGTTATTGGTTTTCTAATTTCTTTAATCTGGTTGATTTTGGCTTTAAGGAAAAATTTTGATCAAACAAAATTAAAATAGCAAAGCCATTACTTATTATCTATTACTATTGGGGTTAGAAGGTTTAAGAGATTATTTGTTCAAAGTAAAGTATCGCTAATCGGTGATAAACTGTATAAAAAAGAATTTTCTGGCATTCTTTTTTACTTTGGTATAATTGGCCTTTAATTTGCTTGTTTGTGAATTGTACTTTTATGAGAATACTTCTTTTTCACTAACATGGACCCTTTAACAATTTTAATCTATTCTACCTCTGGTTTTATTACATCTTTAGTTTGGTTAGCTTTCGTTTTAAGAAAAAAATCTTTATCCGGCCAAGATCAAAAATTGTAATATTATTGATTTATCACCATCTTTTCCTTCCTATTAAGAAGAGTAACAAGGTAAACTTCTAACTAAACTCCACTTTTTGTATTTATCTTTAATTCCCCTATTTATTTACTTAGATTCTTTATAGTATAATTTAGCATTCACTTGTTCTAAGAGTTTCTCCTCAACTTCTCCGTCCACTTCTTTTCCTTCAAACAAGTACAAAATAATAACTTGCTATTAACGGTTGATTTTAATATGGAAGAGAACAATACGGGAACAAATGTTCTCTTCTTTAATTAAGTAAATAATTGTTAAAGAATGGAGTACGCTTAAATTAAGTACTTGCTGCATTTAACTTTGTTCCATTAATCGGCGTTCACTAGCAAATACTTAAAAGTATTGCTTAAGCCGGACTCCTGCCTTCATATCCTTTTTCCTCTTTATTATAACGCATCCGGAAAATTGTGCGTGGTTAAGTAGTGTATAAATAGTAATCTTTGTACTTATAAAAGCTAAAGTTTTAATTCTATCACCAAATTTTTGAGTAAAACTTTCTGTAGAAGATTATTCTCTTTACAGTGGCTCTTATCGTTTTAATTTACTTTTAACCATTTAGGTAAGTAATAAGCAAAAGTTAAATTAATTTTAACAGCAATGCATTGCTACTAAACCAACCAATTTTTTAAACAGCAACGGTATTCCGGAAAAAACTTTTGCAAAGAATAGTTGTAAAACGGAATAGACTTGAACCTTTTATAATTTATACCCATGTATTTTTCTAAACAAGATATTGAACAACGCCGCCAGCGGTTAGCCGTAAAGTGGGACGCTTTATTACAGCCGGATGAAGCAGTTCTGGTGTATTCGGGTGATCTTATTTTTAAACCGGGCGGCTTAGATCAAACTTACTCTTTTCTACCGCATCCGGCTTATTATTGGCTTACCGGCAGACGTAGAGAAGAAGAAGTAATACTTTATAATAAAAATTTAGGCTGGGTAGAATTTCAAAAAATCATTCCGGCCGGAGATGCCGTTTGGGAAGGAGAAAGAAACGACCTGTTGGTTTCGGAAAAAGGAAATGCCATTACTGAGTTAAACAGCTTTTTAGTAAATAATAAGTTTGCTCAGGTTTACAAGCTAGGTCAGGTGCCGGGTGGTGTAACGGGTAAGGCTTTTGATTTAAGGACTGCCTTAGATCAAACCCGCCGGGCAAAGGATAATTCCGAAATAAACTTAATTAAACATTTAGCCCAAATAGCTACCCAAGGTTACACCAAAATTAAGGAAGTGCTACAACCCGGAATTACCGAGAAGGATATTCAGGTAGCGTATGAAGGTGAAATATTAAGACGAGGAGCGCATACTGTGCCCTACGACACTATTGTGGGAAGCGGTGTAAATTCGGCCATTTTACACGCCTTACCTACGCAAAAAGTTATTCAGGAAAACGTGTTTGTGCTGGTAGATGCCGGGTGCGATATCTATGATTATTGCGTGGATATTACCCGCATGTTTCCTGCATCCAGAAATATTTCCTCCCAACACAAAGCTTTATATCAATTAGTTTTACAGGCGCATACCGAGTGTATTGCTCTATCTAAACCGGGCGTATTCTGGCGGGATGTACATAACCATGCGGCCAAAGTTTTAACCGAAGGATTATTACAGTTAGGAATTTTAAAAGGAAATTTGAGCACCCTGCTTGAGAAAGAAGTTGTTTCGGTTTTCTTTCCGCACGGTTTAGGGCATTTGGTTGGCTTACGAGTACGCGATACAGGCCAGGAAGAAAACTTAAACCCAAAAACTTACTTTGGTGCCCGCTTGCGGGTTGACATTGAACTGGTAGAAAACTATTTAATAACCGTAGAACCAGGGTGTTACTTTATTAAACCTCTCCTGGAAAATTCAGAAATTCAAAACAAATTTAAAGAAGATATTTCTTGGAGTGAAGTAGATAAGTGGAAACACATTGGCGGCGTACGGATTGAAGATAATATTCTAATCACCCAAAACGGGAATGAGAATTTGACTATTGATGTTCCAAAGAGTTCAGAATTTTAAACTCGTTGCGGCTCACTTGATAAAACTGCATAAAAAAATCCGGCTCATAAATGCTGTTGGCGTTTATGAGTCGGATTAAAAAGTAAATTTTTACTAAATACTTTTACGCGCCTAAGGGGAAGTTAAATACAAAACTGGTACCATCGGGCGTAATACCATCAATGCGAACCATACGGCTTCTGGCAGATGAAATGGCATTATCCAGGTCAGCCAAACTATTAACAGGTTTGCCATTTATATTGGTAATAATGGTGCCTTTTGGTATACCCGCTGAGTCGAAAAAGCCGCCACTTTGCAATTCAGTAATAATTACGCCGGAACGGAGCCGGTAGCGTTCTTTAATGTTGGCCGGAATGGGTGCGAAGGACGCCCCTAATTTGCTTTGCAGACCAGTGTTGGCAATGGTTTCTTTGG
Proteins encoded in this region:
- a CDS encoding alpha/beta fold hydrolase; protein product: MKFISKKDSITNEEIHLSYADYGSGRPVILIHGWPLSKEMWEYQVNDLIQAGLRVIKYDRRGFGHSEKPWDGYSYDSLADDLHSIIEELDLTDVALVGFSMGGGEVVRYLSRHGSNRVSKIVLVSAVTPFLGKTDDNPEGVDQSVFEEILAGLKKDRIGFLDDFGKKFFGVNLVNHPVSTPLLDYYRMLASVASPRATEQCGIAFSQTDFRNDVKAITVPTLIIHGDDDKTVPIDASGNRTAALIPAAQYIVYEGAPHGLFYTHKERLNQDLISFLS
- a CDS encoding aminopeptidase P family protein — translated: MYFSKQDIEQRRQRLAVKWDALLQPDEAVLVYSGDLIFKPGGLDQTYSFLPHPAYYWLTGRRREEEVILYNKNLGWVEFQKIIPAGDAVWEGERNDLLVSEKGNAITELNSFLVNNKFAQVYKLGQVPGGVTGKAFDLRTALDQTRRAKDNSEINLIKHLAQIATQGYTKIKEVLQPGITEKDIQVAYEGEILRRGAHTVPYDTIVGSGVNSAILHALPTQKVIQENVFVLVDAGCDIYDYCVDITRMFPASRNISSQHKALYQLVLQAHTECIALSKPGVFWRDVHNHAAKVLTEGLLQLGILKGNLSTLLEKEVVSVFFPHGLGHLVGLRVRDTGQEENLNPKTYFGARLRVDIELVENYLITVEPGCYFIKPLLENSEIQNKFKEDISWSEVDKWKHIGGVRIEDNILITQNGNENLTIDVPKSSEF
- a CDS encoding SH3 domain-containing protein, producing MKKILLSLALLVQFGFAMADNKTPSLIVQAKYDNVKVFQQAGTASPIIETITTNDRVELIRKWNANWALVKVNDKVGYIYYSELTNLKVKPQQAQPSTFANR
- a CDS encoding Nramp family divalent metal transporter; amino-acid sequence: METLKVENASSEKQPEYQDPYVITTRNIQEPPTTLRGIFRHLGPGFVLSAAIVGSGELIATTALGAQAGFVTFWVIILSCLVKVALQTEWGKHVIHSGETSMTSLNKLPGFKIGKANWSIWLWLFIQLFKLLQVGGIVGGVAITLNMMAPVISIPVWAIGITLITALLIYKGYYKVVEQFSLVMMLFFTFFTLASVFFLQYTPYAISWSDIQEGLQFKLPPSTVAVAIAAFGITGVGGDEIMYYNYWCIEKGYAGFTGPKQNTPEWEKRARGWIKIMYYDALLAMVVYTIVTAAFYILGAAVLHNQGLVPEGYSMVKILSGMYTKTLGPWAEIIFMISAFMVLYSTMFTAAASFTRIFSDAFGQLGWISFADYTTRKKTIAVLAWVFPISWCLLFLFIKLPMSMILLGGFMTSILLLLVVYAAIYFRYRRLPASLKPSLWYDAVFWLSCFTILAIGVYGILQAIKL